The region TATTGCGCAGTTGCATCAGCTGGGTAATGGATTCGTGCATCAGCTCAATGGCGTTCACACCGCGTGAAGGATCGCTGGAGTGGCCTGACTGACCCTGAATACGAATCACGTTCGACAGATGGCCTTTGTGCGCGCGCACTGGCTTCAGTGAGGTCGGCTCACCAATGATGGCGCAATCCGGACGCAGCTGAGTGGATTCGGAAAAGTACTTTGCACCGGCCATGGTGGTTTCTTCATCGGCGGTGGCGAGGATGTACAGTGGCTTGCTCAGTTTGGTCACGTCAACGTCACGCAGCGCATCCAGAATAAAAGCAAAGAAACCTTTCATATCTGCGGTACCCAAACCGTACAGCTTGTTGTCGTGCTCGGTCAGGGTGAAAGGATCGCGCGTCCAGCGGCCATCATCATACGGAACGGTGTCCGTATGACCGGCCAGCAGCAGGCCACCCGCACCCAAGCCGCTGCGTGCCAGCATGTTGAATTTATGACGCGTCCCCGGGACTGGCTGGACTTCAACACTGAAGCCTAAATCGCGGAACCAGCCCGCCAGCAAATTGATTAAAGTTTCATTGCTCTGATCCAGCGCGCTGTCGGTGGCGCTGATCGATGGTGTGGCAATCAGCTGGCGGTAGAGTTCGATAAAAGGTGGTAATTTTGTCTTCACTGTTGACGGTCCTTGGGTTAGGATGTATCAATATTCATGCATTAATAGTGAATAAAAATACAATAACGTCGCTTGCAAGTGAAGAGTAAAATCATCTGCAAACGGCATCGTGGGCAACGGGGCAAAGCCGCGACCCGGAATGAGTGACTGTAAAAAGGGTTACAGCCTGATGTTGAATACGCTGATCGTTGGTGCCAGTGGTTATGCTGGCGTAGAGCTTGCCACTTACCTGAATCGCCATCCGCATATGAACATAACCGCTTTGGCGGTTTCAGCGCAAAGCCCGGACGCCGGAAAATTACTCTCCGATCTGCATCCGCAGCTGAAAGGCATTGTCGATTTGCCGCTGCAGCCGCTGAGTGAGGCTTCCGAGTGGGCAGACAAAGTCGATGTGGTGTTCCTCGCGACCGCGCATGAAGTCAGCCACGATCTGGCACCCGAATTCCTCAAAGCAGGCTGTGTGGTGTTCGACCTTTCCGGTGCGTTCCGTGTCAACGATGATGCTTTCTATACTCAATATTATGGTTTCAGCCATCAGCATCAGGATTGGCTGGATAAAGCCGTATACGGCCTGGCCGAATGGCAGCATGATAAAATCAAAGATGCGCAGCTGGTGGCGGTACCCGGTTGTTATCCCACGGCGGCGCAGCTGTCGTTAAAACCACTGGTCGAAGCGGGACTGCTTAACGATGCACAATGGCCGGTGATCAATGCTACCAGTGGTGTGAGCGGGGCAGGGCGTAAAGCCAACGTCGGCACCAGCTTCTGCGAAGTGAGCCTGCAGCCGTATGGCTTGTTCAACCATCGTCATCATCCTGAGATCGTGGCACACCTCGGTACGCCCGTGATCTTCACCCCGCATCTGGGCAGCTTCCCGCGCGGAATTCTTTCGACCACCACCTGCCGCCTGAAAGCAGGCGTGACGCAGCAGGATGTGGCAGTTGCCTTCCATAAGGCGTATCACGACAAACCCTTGGTTCGCGTGTATGAAAAAGGTGTGCCGGCGCTGAAAGCAGTCGTCGGTTTACCGTTCTGCGATATCGGTTTTGCCATGCAAGGCGAACATCTGATTGTGGTGGCTGCCGAAGATAACCTGTTGAAAGGCGCCTCTTCGCAGGCGGTTCAATGCTTAAACATTCGTTTCGGCTTCCCCGAAACGCTGTCACTGATTTAACGGACGGAAACTGCCATGAATCCATTAATCATTAAACTGGGCGGCGTGCTGCTGGATAGCGAAGAAGCGCTGGCCCGCTTGTTTGATGCGCTGCTGGCCTACCGCAATGAACATCAGCGTCCGCTGATCATTGTGCACGGCGGCGGCTGCCTGGTTGACGAGCTGATGAAGAAGCTCGCTCTGCCAGTGAAAAAGAAGAACGGTTTGCGCGTGACGCCAGCCGATCAGATTGACATTATTACTGGTGCCCTGGCGGGTACAGCGAACAAGACCTTGCTGGCCTGGGCGAAGAAGTATGGCATTGGTGCCGTTGGCTTATGCCTCGGTGATGCGGGGCTGGTGAACGTGGCGCAGTTCGACGAGGAACTAGGCCATGTGGGCAACGCGACGCCAGGTAATCCAGCGCTGGTAAATACCTTGTTGAGCGCGGGCTATATGCCGGTGATCAGCTCCATCGGTATTACTGACGGCGGCGATCTGATGAACGTCAACGCTGACCAGGCGGCGACCGCGCTGGCTGCGACCATTGGTGCTGATTTAGTACTGCTTTCAGATGTCAGCGGTATTCTCGATGGCAAAGGTCAACGCATCGAAGAGATGACGGCCGAGAAAGCACAGCAGCTGATCGATCAGGGCATTATTACTGATGGCATGATCGTTAAAGTGAACGCGGCACTCGATGCCGCACGTACTTTAGGTCGTCCGGTTGATATCGCCAGCTGGCGCCATGCTGAACAGCTGCCAACCCTTTTCAACGGCGTGTCGATTGGCACCCGGATTCTCGCATAATCAAGGATTTAAGACATGAGCACGCAAAACATCAAAAAAATCGTTCTGGCCTATTCTGGCGGTCTGGATACTTCGGCCATCATTCCATGGTTGAAAGAGAATTACGGCGGTTGTGAAGTGGTGGCATTCGTGGCCAACATTGGCCAGGACCCAGCCGATCTGGAAGGCGTTGAGAAGAAGGCGCTGCAGTCTGGTGCATCGGAGTGTCACGTTGCTGACCTGCGTGAAGAGTTCATCAGTGAATACGTTTATCCCGTGCTGCAAACCGGTGCGCTGTACGAAGGCACTTACCTGCTGGGCACCTCAATGGCTCGTCCTATCATCGCGAAAGCGCAGGTTGAACTGGCGCTGAAAGTGGGTGCAGATGCGCTGTGCCACGGTGCGACCGGTAAAGGTAATGACCAGGTGCGTTTCGAAACCACCTATACCGCACTGGCACCACAGCTGAAAGTGGTTGCGCCATGGCGTGAGTGGGATCTGCGTTCACGTGAAGCGCTGCTGGATTACCTGAAAGTGCGTAACATCCCAACTACGGCATCACTGGAAAAAATCTACAGCCGTGATGAGAACGCGTGGCACATCTCTACTGAAGGTGGCGTGCTGGAAAGCCCAGCGAATGCACCGAACAAAGATTGCTGGGTGTGGACCGTTGATCCACTGGAAGCGCCAGATCAGCCAGAGAACGTCACCGTGACCGTTGAGAAAGGTCGTGTGGTGGCGGTAAATGGCGAGAAGCTGAGCCCGTTCCAGTGTCTGGAAAAACTGAACGTGCTGGGCGCAAAACACGGTGTGGGTCGTATCGACATCGTGGAAAACCGTCTGGTCGGTATCAAATCTCGTGGCTGCTATGAAACCCCTGGCGGCACCATTATGGTCAACGCGCTGCGTGCGGTTGAGCAGCTGGTACTGGATCGTGATAGCTTCAAATGGCGTGAGCAGCTGGGCCACGAAATGTCATACGTGGTTTACGATGGCCGCTGGTTTGCGCCGCTGCGTAAATCTATCCAGGCTGCTGCCGAATCCCTGGCAGAAGAGGTGAATGGCGAAGTGGTCCTGCAGCTGTATAAAGGCCACGCCACTGCGATTCAGAAAACCTCGGCGAACAGCCTGTACTCTGAAGAGTTCGCCACCTTCGGCGAAGACGAAGTGTACGATCACAGCCACGCGGGCGGCTTCATCCGTCTGTTCTCTCTCTCTTCACGCATTCGTGCACTGAACGAGCAGAAGAAGTAATACCGCAGCAGATAACACATTTTGCAAGGGCGGCTTCGGGCCGCCCTTTCTTTAACAGAATTCAGGAGTATGAGAGATGGCACTTTGGGGCGGACGTTTTTCGCAGGCAGCAGATCAACGGTTCAAACAGTTTAATGACTCACTGCGTTTTGACTATCGTCTGGCGGAGCAGGACATCACCGGTTCGATAGCGTGGTCAAAAGCGCTGGTGACCGTCAATGTGCTGAGCAACGAAGAGCAGCAGCAACTGGACGTCGCATTGAATGAACTGCTGGCAGAAGTGCGCGCCAATCCAGAACAGATTCTGCAAAGCGATGCCGAAGATATCCATAGCTGGGTCGAGGGCAAGCTGATCGACAAAGTGGGTGCCCTGGGCAAAAAACTGCACACCGGCCGTAGCCGTAACGACCAGGTGGCTACCGATCTGAAACTATGGTGCAAAGAGCAGGTTGCAGTATTACTGGATGCGACGCGTGAGCTGCAATCGGCCTTGGTCGCGACGGCAGAAGCCAACCAAGACGCAGTGATGCCAGGCTATACGCACCTGCAGCGTGCGCAGCCGGTGACCTTTGCACACTGGTGCCTCGCCTATGTAGAAATGCTGGCGCGTGATGAAAGCCGTCTGCAGGATACGCTGAAGCGCTTAGACGTGAGCCCGCTGGGCTGTGGCGCACTGGCCGGTACCGCGTATGAAATCGATCGCCAGCAGCTGGCGGGTTGGTTAGGCTTCGCATCTGCCACACGCAACAGCCTCGATACCGTGTCTGATCGTGACCACGTGCTGGAGCTGTTGTCGGATGCCTCAATCGGTATGATTCACCTTTCACGTTTCGCAGAAGACCTGATTTTCTTCAACACTGGCGAAGCGGGCTTCCTTGAGCTGTCTGACAAAGTGACGTCAGGCTCATCACTGATGCCGCAGAAAAAGAACCCGGATGCACTGGAACTGATTCGCGGCAAATGTGGCCGTGTACAAGGCGCACTGACCGGCATGATGATGACACTGAAAGGCTTGCCGCTCGCCTACAACAAAGACATGCAGGAAGACAAAGAAGGCCTGTTCGATGCACTCGATACCTGGGTTGATTGTCTGCACATGTCGGTACTGGTGCTGGACGGCATTCAGGTGAAACGCCCACGTTGCCAGGAAGCAGCAGAGCAGGGCTACGCTAACTCCACGGAGCTGGCGGACTATCTGGTGGCCAAAGGCGTTCCGTTCCGTGAAGCGCACCACATTGTCGGTGAAACCGTGGTTGAAGCGATCAAGCAGGGCGTGGCGCTGGAAGCGTTAAGCCTGGCGCAATTGAAGCAGTTCAGTGCGGTGATTGAGGATGACGTCTACCCGATTCTGTCGCTGCAATCCTGCCTCGACAAGCGTAATGCACAGGGCGGTGTGTCGCCTCAGCAAGTCGCATTTGCCATCGCTGAAGCGAAAAAGCGTTTGGCATAAAAAAAGAGCGGGCTCCTTTTCGGTAGCCCGCCAACCTCTAGCTTCAGAAATACATATTGTTATAGGCACATCATCAAGGGCTGGCACTCCCGGCCAACACTATGATTTTTCGAGCTCATCGCAGGTGATGCTCGATGTCATCTCAACTTCATTTTCAACATTGCTTGCTATGGCCGGTATTATTCCTGTTCATCGCTTGATAGGGCTAATCGTTCATTGCTATTCTATCTATCGCCACGGGCTATCGTGGTTTGGAGGAAATCAATGAACATTCGTGATCTGGAGTATCTGGTTTCGCTTGCGGAGCATCGCCATTTCCGGCGTGCAGCTGATGCTTGTCATGTCAGCCAACCTACCTTAAGCGGGCAGATTCGTAAGCTGGAAGATGAGCTCGGTGTGATGCTGCTGGAGCGAACCAGCCGGAAGGTGTTATTTACCCAGGCTGGATTGTTGCTGGTGGATCAGGCGCGAACCGTGCTGCGCGAAGTGAAAGTGCTGAAGGAAATGGCGAGTCAGCAGGGCGAGGCGATGTCCGGTCCGCTGCATATTGGCCTGATTCCGACAACGGGCCCGTATTTGTTGCCGCAAATCATCCCAATGCTGCACCAGACTTTCCCCAAACTCGAAATGTACCTGCATGAAGCGCAGACGCAGCAACTGCTGGCACAGCTCGATAGCGGCAAACTGGATTGTGCCATTCTGGCGCTGGTGAAAGAGAGCGAAGCCTTTATTGAGGTGCCGCTGTTTGACGAGCCGATGAAGCTGGCGATCTACAAGGATCATCCATGGCACGATCGCGATCGTGTGCCGATGTCTGATCTGGCGGGTGAAAAGCTGCTGATGCTGGAAGATGGCCACTGCTTACGTGATCAAGCCATGGGCTTCTGCTTTGAAGCCGGTGCGGATGAAGATACCCATTTCCGCGCAACCAGCCTGGAAACGCTACGCAACATGGTCGCGGCAGGAAGCGGTATTACTTTGCTGCCATCGCTGGCGGTGCCGAATGAGCGTGTGCGAGATGGCGTGTGCTATTTGCCGTGCTACAAGCCGGTGCCACAACGCACGATTGCTCTGGTATATCGTCCAGGATCACCTCTGCGCAGCCGCTATGAGCAGCTGGCAGAAGCAATCAAAACCCATATGCAGGGTTATCTGGATACGTCGTTAAAACAGGCGGTTTAAGCCGTTGAGCGCCGCAACGCGATAGGCCTCGGCCATTGTCGGATAGTTGAAGGTGGTATTCACGAAATACTCAATCGTGTTGCCGCCGTTCTTCTGCTCCATGATGGCTTGCCCGATGTGAATAATTTCTGCTGCACGCTCGCCAAAGCAGTGAATGCCCAAAATCTCTTTGGTTTCACGATGGAACAGAATCTTCAGGCTGCCCACGTGCATCCCCACAATCTGCGCACGAGCCAGATGTTTAAACTGCGCACGACCCACTTCATAAGGCACTTTCATCGCGGTTAACTGCTGCTCGGTTTTACCCACTGAGCTGATTTCCGGAATGGTATAAATCCCGGTGGGAATATCTTCGATCAGATGTGCAGTGGCTTCACCTTTAATGATCGCCTGCGCGGCAATACGGCCCTGATCGTAAGCGGCGGAAGCCAGACTCGGATAACCAATCACGTCGCCAACGGCATAGATGTGCGGTTGAGCAGTCTGGTACATGCTATTCACTTTCAGCAGACCACGACCATCGGCTTCTAACCCGACATTTTCCAGCGCCAGTGAATCCGTGTTACCGGTACGACCGTTAGCGTACAGCAGGCAGTCCGCTTTCACTTTTTTGCCTGACTTCAGGTGCATGATCACGCCGTCACTCACACCTTCAATCTTCTCAAACTCTTCGTTGTGACGAATCACCACGCCGCTGTTCCAGAAGTGGTAGGAGAGCGAATCTGACATTTCCTGATCGAGGAACGCCAGCAAACGATCGCGCGTGTTAATCAAATCAACTTTGACGTTCAGGCCACGGAAAATCGACGCGTATTCACAACCAATCACACCGGCACCGTAGATAATCACATGGCCAGGTTCATGATGCAGGTTGAGGATGGAGTCGGAATCGTAAATGCGTGGGTGCGTAAAGTCGACGTCGGCAGGATGATAAGGACGTGAACCGCACGCAATCACGAATTTTTCTGCGGTTAGGCGTTCGCGGGTGCCATCGGGCTGTTCAACTTCGATAGTGTTGGCATCAACAAAATGGGCATCGCCCTGATAAATCTCACAACGGTTGCGTTCGTAAAATCCCTGCCGCATGGCCGTTTGCTGACTGATAACGTTTTCGGTGTGATTCAGAATGTCAGCAAATGAGGAGCGCAGGAGTCGGGTGTGATCGCTATAAAGAGGGTTTTGATTGAACTCGATAATACGGCTGACAGCGTGACGTAGAGCTTTGGAGGGGATGGTCCCCCAGTGAGTACAACCGCCGCCGATATTATGGTAGCGTTCGATCACTGCAATGCGCGCTCCCTGCTTCACCAGGCCCATTGCCGCACCTTCGCCGCCTGGACCTGAGCCAATCACAATGGCATCGTAATCGTAAGACTTTTGCATACCAGTACGTCCTATTTTTCTATCACATTTTTACAACGAGATTCTAACATCTCACCGCGCACATCTGAATTCTAACAGCGAAAAATCCCCAGTTTTGACAAAGCGTGAGGTACACAGGCGGTCACAAACTTTGCGCCACTGTACGCTGAAAAGTTTGTTATAGTGCCTTCCAGATCACTCAAAAGGCCGGGAAAATGGGCGTCAGGGCGCAACAGAAAGAACGTACAAGACGTACGCTGATTGAAGCAGCCTTCAGTCAGTTAAGTGCAGAAAGGAGTTTTGCCAGCCTGAGTTTGCGTGAAGTTGCGCGTGAAGCCGGGATTGCACCGACCTCGTTTTATCGTCACTTTAAAGATGTGGATGAACTGGGTCTGACCATGGTCGACGAAAGCGGCCTGATGTTACGCCAGTTGATGCGTCAGGCACGCCAGCGCATTGCCAAAGGCGGCAGCATCATCAAGACCTCCGTTTCCACATTTATGGAATTTATCGGGAACAATCCCAACGCTTTTCGTCTCTTACTACGCGAGCGCTCCGGAACATCGGCCGCGTTCCGTGCCGCAGTTGCGCGAGAGATTCAGCACTTTATTGCTGAGCTCGCTGATTACCTTGAGCTGGAAAATCGCATGCCGCGCAGCTTTACCGAAGCGCAAGCCGAAGCCATGGTGACAATCGTGTTCAGCGCCGGTGCGGAAGCGCTGGATGTGGATATCGAACAGCGTCGCAAGCTGGAAGATCGCCTGGTGCTGCAATTGCGTATGATCGCTAAAGGCGCTTATTACTGGTATCGCCGGGAGCAGGAACGTCTGGCGGTTACCCTGGAAAAACCCGAAGAGTAATGTGATAAGGATAATGAAATGATTGAGCAAAACCCTCGCGATAAAGGAACCCTGTTACTGGCTTTTATCACCGGTTTAGCGATCAACGGCTCCTTTTCGGTGCTGTTCAGTACGTTTGTGCCTTTTTCGATATTTCCGCTGATCGCCCTTGGCCTCGCGGCCTGGTGTCTGCATCAGCGTTACCTTAACCGCAACATGCCCGATGGCATGCCTTCACTGGCTGCGGCGTTTTTCCTATTGGGTATTTTGGTGTACAGCGCGCTGGTTCGCGCTGAATATCCGGATATCGGTTCCAACTTCATTCCGACCATCCTGATGGTGGCACTGGTGTTCTGGATTGCCACGCGCTTCCGCCGCGCCAGGAACAAGAGCTAAATACAACAACGGGAACCGCAGGGTTCCCGTTTTGTTTTACGCTTTACGCGTGAGCCAGACACCGCATTCCATATGATGGGTGTAGGGGAACTGGTCAAACAGCGCCAGCCGCGACACGTCATGCGTTTCACTTAGCGTGGCGAGGTTATCGCACAGAGTTTGCGGATTGCAGGAGATATAAAGAATGCGCGGATACGCCTGCACCATCTTCACGGTTTCCTCATCGAGTCCACTGCGTGGTGGGTCGACAAAGATGGTCTCGCACTGATAGCTCTTCAGGTCGATCCCTTCCAGGCGATTAAAGCTGCGTACGCCATTCATCGCCTGCGTAAACTCTTCCGCCGCCATGCGGATAATCTGCACGTTAGCGATATGGTTGGCGGCAATGTTGTACTGCGCTGAGGCCACAGATGGCTTGGCGATCTCGGTTGCCAGTACACGATGGAAGTTACGCGCCAGCGCCAACGAGAAGTTGCCGTTGCCGCAGTAAAGTTCCAGTAGGTCACCACGCGAACCTTTGGTCACATCCAGCGCCCATTCCAGCATTTGAATGTTCATCGCCGCATTAGGCTGAGTGAAGCTGTTCTCTACCTGACGGTAAATCATCTCTTTGCCCGCTACAGGCAGGCATTCATCAACGTAATCGCGATCGAGGCAGATTTTGGTTTTGGTCGCACGACCAATCAGCTGCACATCAATACCTTCGGCACGCAGCTTGTCACGCAGTATCGTGGCGGCTTCTGTCCACTCCGCTTCCAGCTTGCGGTGGTAAAGCAGCGAGATCACAATCTGATTGCTCATGGTCGACAGGTAGTCAATCTGGAACAGCTTGAAACGCAGCACCGGGTTATCACGGATCGCGTCGATCAGCTTTGGCATCAACTGATTGATCAATTCGCTCGCCGCTGGGAATTGATCCACACGGATGCGCTGCTTGGTCTCTTGATCAAAGATGATGTGATACAGATCGTCGCCATCATGCCAGATGCGGAATTCGGCGCGCATACGATAGTGGCTGACCGGTGAGCGGAACACCTCCACGTCAGGCGCGGCAAAGGGCACCATCATCGCCTGTAAACGGCTGACTTTTTCCGCCAGTTGCGCGTCGTATTGTTCAATTGGGAGTTGTTCGGGTGTCATCGTTCATCCTGGTAATAAGCCTGCTTGCCGGGCGATTGTAGGCATTCACCTGCTGATGTCCAGTTCTGTGAAAAGATGATGGCGAGCAGTCTGGATTCGCGGCCTGCTTAACCGTAGACTGCGACAGCCGGCCTCCTTGAGTTAAAAGGGAATCCAGTGTGAATCTGGAGCTGACGCGCAGCGGTAAAAGAATGTCATGGTGATGGTATCGACAAACACTGTCCTGCGGGATGGGAAGTTTTTCACCATTTATGATTCTCAGCCCGAAGACCTGCCGGTGTGTCGTCGCAATCACTACAACTATCGCGTGCTATCGGTTGTAGGCCTGCGGCATCCTGCTTCGTCTTTTGGATGCTTACAACAATGAATAAAAGCAAAACTACGCTGTGTGCCTTCAGTGCAACGGCGCTTTCACTCTGGGCTGCGTATGGCTACGCTCAGGATGATGATACGCAAATCGTCACCGCTAACCGTTTCGCCCAGCCGGTTTCATCGGTGCTGGCGCCAACCACCGTTGTCACCCGTGAAGAAATCGATCGCTGGCAGGCAAAAAGCCTGACTGATGTGATGCGCCGTTTACCGGGCGTGGATATCGCGCAGAATGGTGGCCTTGGTCAATCCAGCTCAATGTTCATTCGCGGTACCAACTCCAGCCATGTGCTGGTGCTGATTGACGGTATTCGTCTCAATCAGGCGGGTATTTCTGGTTCATCTGACCTGAGCCAGATTCCGCTGTCACTGGTGCAGCGCATTGAATATATCCGTGGCGCGCGTTCAGCGGTTTATGGTTCGGATGCGATTGGCGGGGTGGTGAACATTATTACCGGCCGCGATAAAGCAGGTACCACGTTGACGGCGGGTGTCGGTTCCAATGGCTACCAAAGTTACGATGGTTCCACGCAGCAAATGCTGGGCGATGCCACAAAACTCACCATGGCGGGTAATTATACCTACACCAAGGGTTACGACGTGGTGGCCAACTTGCCTGACGTTTACGGCGATCCCGCGCAGAAAGATCGCGATGGTTTTATGAGTAAATCGATATACGGTTCACTGGAGCATCAGTTTAGTGATGAACTGAGTGGCTTTGTGCGTGGTTATGGTTTTGATAATCGCACGGCTTACGACGGTACCTATAGCTATGACAGTAGTTTCAATCTTCTGGGATTAGCTGATACACGCCAACTCTACAGCCAGACCTGGGATACCGGGCTGCGATTCAACCATGACATCTATTCAACTCAGTTAATTGCCAGCTATAGCCGCAGTAAAGACTATAACTATGATCCACGTGTCGGCCGATATGGCCC is a window of Pantoea rwandensis DNA encoding:
- the btuB gene encoding TonB-dependent vitamin B12 receptor BtuB; translated protein: MNKSKTTLCAFSATALSLWAAYGYAQDDDTQIVTANRFAQPVSSVLAPTTVVTREEIDRWQAKSLTDVMRRLPGVDIAQNGGLGQSSSMFIRGTNSSHVLVLIDGIRLNQAGISGSSDLSQIPLSLVQRIEYIRGARSAVYGSDAIGGVVNIITGRDKAGTTLTAGVGSNGYQSYDGSTQQMLGDATKLTMAGNYTYTKGYDVVANLPDVYGDPAQKDRDGFMSKSIYGSLEHQFSDELSGFVRGYGFDNRTAYDGTYSYDSSFNLLGLADTRQLYSQTWDTGLRFNHDIYSTQLIASYSRSKDYNYDPRVGRYGPATTLDDSKQYNLQWGNTLQLGQGTVSGGVDWQKQTTEPGTAYVTNSTELRDTGIYATTQQKFGDVTVEGAVRGDDNSQFGWHTTWQTGTSWEFVDGYSVFASYATAYKSPQLGQLYGSYGNSDLKPEQSKQWEGGFEGLTGPVNWRVSGYRNDIDNLIDSDPSTYIYYNIDKARIKGVEATASFDTGPLSHQISYDYVDARDAATNQQLVRRAKQQVKYQLDWTLYDFDWSVTYHYLGDRYDTDYNHSYTAQRIKLGGVSLWDLAVSYPVTSQLTVRGRIANLFDKDYETVYGYPTPGTEYYLSASYSF